One Micromonospora sp. WMMD1120 genomic region harbors:
- a CDS encoding LysR family transcriptional regulator — protein sequence MELRDIEIFLTLTEELHFGRTAERLHVSQSRVSQSIKQQERRIGGGLFERTSRAVRLTPLGERLRDRLRAGYSEIISGIEEATATARGQAGTLTIGTMATQYQALEAALDLFRQRHPQCELRLREVLPTDPLGPLRAGSVDIGILWLPIREPDLTVGPVLHREELVLAVAAGHPLAGRGSVDLEDLGDHPVVYPEGPIPDYVWEAHTPSTTPAGRPVRRGLGIVTLEEAFRAIARGSVVSPIGSDVASTRRRGDITFLPITDGPVLHYAPVWRKKGENALVRAFVQVVTKARQTS from the coding sequence GTGGAGCTGCGCGATATCGAGATCTTTCTGACGCTGACCGAAGAGCTTCACTTCGGTCGCACAGCCGAGCGTCTGCACGTGTCCCAGTCGCGAGTCAGTCAGTCGATCAAGCAGCAAGAACGCCGGATCGGCGGGGGCCTCTTCGAGCGTACGAGCCGTGCCGTTCGGCTCACCCCGCTCGGCGAGCGGCTACGCGACCGCCTCCGCGCCGGTTACAGCGAGATCATCTCCGGCATCGAGGAGGCCACCGCCACCGCCCGCGGACAGGCCGGCACGCTGACCATCGGCACGATGGCCACCCAGTATCAAGCGCTCGAGGCCGCCCTCGACCTGTTTCGGCAGCGGCACCCGCAGTGCGAGCTGCGCCTGCGCGAGGTCCTGCCGACCGATCCGCTCGGGCCGCTGCGGGCCGGTTCGGTCGACATCGGGATTCTTTGGCTACCCATCCGCGAACCCGACCTCACAGTCGGGCCGGTCCTGCACCGCGAGGAGCTGGTCCTGGCCGTCGCCGCCGGCCATCCGCTGGCCGGCCGCGGCAGCGTCGATCTGGAGGATCTGGGCGATCATCCGGTGGTCTACCCCGAAGGACCCATTCCCGACTACGTGTGGGAGGCGCACACCCCGTCCACCACGCCGGCCGGACGGCCCGTCCGGCGCGGACTGGGCATCGTCACTCTCGAAGAGGCGTTCAGGGCGATCGCCCGCGGCAGCGTGGTTTCTCCGATCGGCTCGGATGTGGCCTCCACCCGGCGGCGAGGCGACATCACCTTCCTGCCCATCACCGATGGACCGGTGTTGCATTACGCGCCCGTGTGGCGCAAGAAGGGAGAGAACGCCCTGGTACGCGCGTTCGTGCAAGTTGTCACAAAGGCGCGGCAAACGTCGTAG
- a CDS encoding DUF4097 family beta strand repeat-containing protein produces the protein MQTFATPAPIAAILDIPAGRVQLIAADRADTTVEVRPADAGRSRDTRAAEQTIVAYADGVLRVTAAAPAHQLLGTGGSVEVTVQLPADSRVEVRAASAELRGVGRLGDLFMNGAYRRIKIDEAASVRLTAIDGAVEVGRLNGPAEITTTRGDIRVAQATRGTVVLRTDLGDISVAAAAGVSASLDAGTGYGRVSNALANNGSADLTIHATTSSGDITARSL, from the coding sequence GTGCAGACCTTCGCCACCCCCGCCCCCATCGCCGCCATCCTCGACATCCCCGCCGGGCGCGTTCAGCTCATCGCCGCCGACCGTGCGGACACCACCGTCGAGGTCCGGCCCGCCGACGCCGGCCGCAGCCGCGACACCCGGGCCGCCGAGCAGACCATCGTCGCGTACGCCGACGGTGTCCTGCGGGTCACGGCCGCCGCCCCAGCCCACCAGCTCCTCGGGACCGGCGGCTCGGTGGAGGTCACCGTCCAACTGCCCGCCGACTCCCGCGTCGAGGTCCGGGCCGCCAGCGCCGAGCTGCGCGGCGTCGGACGCCTCGGCGACCTGTTCATGAACGGCGCGTACCGCCGCATCAAGATCGACGAGGCGGCGAGCGTCCGCCTCACCGCCATCGACGGCGCCGTCGAGGTCGGCCGGCTCAACGGACCCGCCGAGATCACCACCACGCGGGGCGACATCCGCGTCGCCCAGGCCACGCGCGGCACTGTCGTGCTGCGCACCGATCTCGGCGACATCTCGGTCGCCGCCGCCGCCGGCGTCTCCGCATCGCTGGACGCCGGCACCGGCTACGGCCGCGTCAGCAACGCCCTGGCCAACAACGGCAGCGCCGACCTCACCATCCACGCCACCACCTCGTCGGGCGACATCACCGCCCGCAGCCTCTGA
- a CDS encoding FAD-binding protein → MNALSSLRCPVRGQVWLPGEGGFDAARRPWNLAIEQPVDAVVEAAAAHSLTGMPGSSPVVSVAGVALGGGLSWFGRAHGWIADNVTAFDIVDADGRERHITADLEPDLFWALRGGGGSFAIVTALELDLHPAPNLYGGRVLWLAEHAPAVLESFRDITATAPDALTLWLDLLHFPGAAPMVALDVTFLGDAKEARELLAPLDHLPSAMSDSRRAMSVAEIGSITAEPTEPSAGLSQGELLTTLDDVTAKTLLEQPVDPLLSLQLRHLGGALARPSDSPHGALAEPYAMYLFGLPTDAARAEAVTAKQRALAAALPTSGRKPFSFLNPGEAIIDAFSPQVVERLRDVKRRHDPHHVFRANFPVTT, encoded by the coding sequence ATGAATGCCCTGAGCTCGTTGCGCTGCCCCGTCCGCGGCCAGGTCTGGCTCCCTGGCGAGGGCGGCTTCGATGCCGCGCGCCGCCCCTGGAACCTCGCCATCGAGCAGCCGGTCGACGCCGTTGTCGAAGCTGCCGCCGCGCATTCTCTGACCGGTATGCCGGGCAGCTCACCGGTGGTCAGTGTCGCCGGCGTCGCGCTCGGCGGTGGACTGAGCTGGTTCGGTCGTGCGCACGGCTGGATCGCCGACAACGTGACGGCGTTCGACATCGTTGACGCCGATGGCCGGGAACGTCACATCACGGCGGACCTCGAACCCGACCTCTTCTGGGCACTGCGCGGTGGTGGTGGCAGTTTCGCCATCGTCACCGCCCTGGAGCTCGATCTGCACCCCGCGCCGAACCTGTACGGGGGCCGGGTGCTGTGGCTCGCCGAGCACGCGCCGGCGGTCCTCGAAAGCTTCCGCGATATCACGGCCACGGCGCCGGACGCTCTGACGCTGTGGCTGGACCTTCTGCACTTTCCCGGTGCCGCGCCGATGGTCGCCCTGGACGTCACTTTTCTCGGTGACGCGAAGGAGGCCCGAGAGCTTCTGGCACCGCTGGATCACCTACCGTCGGCGATGTCGGACAGCCGGCGAGCCATGTCGGTAGCGGAGATCGGATCCATCACCGCGGAACCCACCGAACCGAGCGCCGGCCTGTCCCAGGGCGAACTCCTGACCACGCTGGACGACGTCACCGCCAAGACGCTGTTGGAGCAACCTGTCGATCCGCTGCTGAGTCTGCAGCTGCGGCACCTCGGCGGCGCGCTCGCCCGCCCGTCGGACAGTCCACACGGTGCCCTCGCGGAGCCGTACGCCATGTACCTGTTCGGGCTGCCCACAGACGCGGCTCGCGCCGAAGCAGTCACCGCGAAGCAGCGCGCCCTCGCCGCCGCGCTACCCACCAGCGGCCGGAAGCCGTTCAGCTTCCTCAACCCCGGCGAGGCCATCATCGACGCCTTCTCCCCGCAGGTGGTCGAGCGGCTGCGCGACGTCAAACGGCGTCACGATCCACACCACGTGTTTCGCGCCAACTTCCCGGTAACGACCTGA
- a CDS encoding LysR substrate-binding domain-containing protein: protein MKLDLTIWGTLVLERNELEAFLAVAEELHFGRAAARLRVSTARVSQTIRKLERQVGVALFDRTSRRVELSRVGRALYEDLRPAHDQIAAALERAVVAGRGVTGILRVCFTGAAGGRLLVRASQAFRQDHPECDVQIREAQIGELMPWLRGGDVDLALATFPVDEPGVAAGPVLVSEARFLAVPVDHPLARRDAVSVEDLATVTVLQLPDTLPRSLLADRTPHTTPAGLPIKAGQSASTFQEILALVGDGQGVFPVGANASRYYPRPDVAYVHLRDAPPLHWGLLWRTDDATARVRAFAEAVHVVAHPFNQPQGGLDFGSGWAT, encoded by the coding sequence GTGAAGCTGGACTTAACGATCTGGGGGACGCTCGTGCTGGAGCGCAACGAACTGGAGGCGTTTCTCGCCGTCGCCGAGGAACTGCACTTCGGCCGCGCCGCAGCACGGTTGCGGGTCTCCACCGCGCGGGTCAGCCAGACCATCCGCAAGCTGGAACGGCAGGTTGGTGTCGCGTTGTTCGACCGGACGAGCCGCCGGGTCGAGTTGTCCCGGGTGGGGCGCGCGCTGTACGAAGACCTCCGACCGGCGCATGATCAGATCGCCGCGGCGCTGGAGCGGGCGGTCGTGGCCGGCCGTGGGGTCACCGGCATCCTGCGAGTCTGCTTCACCGGCGCCGCCGGCGGCCGGCTGCTGGTCCGCGCCAGCCAGGCGTTCCGGCAGGACCATCCCGAGTGCGACGTGCAGATCCGCGAAGCACAGATAGGCGAGCTCATGCCCTGGCTACGTGGTGGCGACGTGGACCTCGCCCTGGCCACGTTCCCCGTTGACGAGCCCGGCGTGGCCGCCGGCCCGGTCCTGGTATCCGAGGCCCGGTTCCTGGCCGTGCCGGTTGACCACCCACTGGCCCGTCGCGACGCTGTCTCGGTCGAAGACCTGGCCACGGTCACCGTCCTTCAACTGCCTGACACGCTGCCGCGATCCCTGCTCGCCGACCGAACCCCACACACCACCCCGGCCGGACTGCCCATCAAAGCCGGGCAGTCCGCCTCGACGTTCCAGGAGATCCTCGCCCTCGTCGGCGACGGACAGGGCGTCTTTCCCGTCGGTGCCAACGCCAGCCGCTACTACCCACGCCCCGACGTCGCCTACGTGCACCTGCGCGACGCGCCACCCCTGCACTGGGGTCTGCTCTGGCGCACGGACGACGCCACCGCCCGCGTTCGCGCTTTCGCCGAAGCTGTCCACGTCGTTGCCCACCCGTTTAACCAGCCGCAGGGCGGCCTTGATTTCGGCTCTGGCTGGGCAACGTAG
- a CDS encoding GNAT family N-acetyltransferase, which translates to MSESVIDIVAAPDHLGAPRWHAVTSPGAVAGVAGLRPAMSFGGELSPPTALRPGTLELSLWVQPQWRRRGIGSRLLAAVGAYAVGQRLIVETGPASAAQSFCERHGFRRTGSGSHDLLTYCDVHHAWLGELVDVEHPGYRLRHWTGDACGATSVEQLLRHPSRPGAAVVSAAESDGGVVAYALATTAALPQRRARQYGPAVLVGHRGRRLGLWVNAALLTRLREIHPHVEEIETRTADEDSDMAALRRHLGFRPLGRRLRYELTLP; encoded by the coding sequence ATGAGCGAAAGCGTGATCGACATCGTGGCGGCGCCGGATCATCTCGGGGCCCCACGCTGGCACGCTGTGACGTCGCCCGGTGCGGTGGCCGGGGTCGCTGGCCTGCGTCCGGCCATGTCGTTCGGAGGCGAACTGTCACCGCCGACCGCCCTGCGGCCGGGCACCCTCGAGTTGAGCCTTTGGGTGCAGCCGCAGTGGCGTCGTCGAGGGATCGGATCGCGTCTGCTGGCCGCCGTCGGTGCGTACGCGGTGGGGCAGCGGTTGATCGTGGAGACCGGCCCGGCTTCTGCCGCGCAGTCGTTCTGTGAGCGGCACGGATTTCGGCGCACCGGATCCGGGAGCCATGATCTGCTCACGTACTGCGATGTCCACCATGCCTGGCTGGGTGAGTTGGTCGACGTCGAGCACCCCGGATACCGACTCCGTCACTGGACCGGGGATGCGTGCGGCGCGACCAGCGTGGAGCAACTGCTCCGGCATCCGAGCAGGCCCGGTGCCGCGGTGGTGAGCGCCGCCGAGTCGGACGGCGGCGTGGTCGCCTACGCCCTGGCGACGACGGCTGCACTGCCGCAGCGTCGCGCCCGCCAGTACGGCCCTGCCGTGCTCGTCGGTCATCGCGGCCGGCGGCTGGGGCTGTGGGTCAACGCCGCTCTGCTCACCCGACTGCGCGAGATCCATCCACATGTCGAGGAGATCGAGACCCGCACCGCCGACGAGGACTCCGACATGGCCGCCCTGCGTCGACACCTGGGTTTCCGCCCTCTCGGGCGGCGTCTCCGCTACGAACTCACCCTGCCGTAA
- a CDS encoding MFS transporter yields the protein MTSDLRRLPAGFGRLWAAQTVSSLGDGVSHAALPLLALMVTRDPMALAVVTAGGTLPWLLFGVLGGALVDRWDRRRTMWVTDAARAVLLAIPAAAAAFDVLSIPLLAAVAFLLGLGGLFFDTATSAYLPDLLGRDPALLERANSRLRGAQTAMSGFAGPPAGSALLALGRAVPLFVDAVSFALSALLVRSLPAMPRPVPEIRESLLRQARAGASYVFRDRLLLGLALRPAVGNVAFLAVGTVLALFAHDRLGIGTYGFGLLLTAEATGGLLGAGIASYLGRRLGTGTALTCTAAAEGLAVLGLAAAPNPYVAGLALAVCGTGMGATMVLAPSLRQAIVPAALMGRVASTSRMLAVCAAPFGAFLGGWLATTFDVRTPLYAAAGLLLAMTALTSTMTSNRRVEAAFRGFADHKSPTQDSRPADAVAA from the coding sequence GTGACGTCGGACCTGCGGAGGTTGCCGGCCGGGTTCGGGCGGCTGTGGGCGGCGCAGACGGTGTCCTCGCTCGGTGACGGGGTGTCACATGCGGCGCTGCCGCTGCTCGCGTTGATGGTGACGCGGGACCCGATGGCGCTCGCCGTCGTCACGGCCGGCGGGACACTGCCGTGGCTGCTCTTCGGGGTGCTCGGCGGTGCGCTGGTGGACCGCTGGGACCGCCGACGCACGATGTGGGTCACGGACGCGGCGCGTGCGGTGCTGCTCGCGATACCGGCCGCAGCGGCCGCGTTCGACGTGCTGAGTATTCCGCTGCTCGCGGCCGTCGCCTTCCTGCTCGGCCTCGGCGGACTCTTCTTCGACACCGCCACCAGCGCCTACCTGCCGGATCTGCTCGGCCGCGACCCCGCACTCCTGGAGCGAGCCAACTCTCGCCTGCGTGGCGCGCAGACCGCCATGTCCGGCTTCGCGGGGCCACCCGCCGGGAGCGCTCTGCTCGCGCTCGGGCGCGCGGTTCCACTGTTCGTCGACGCGGTGTCGTTCGCGCTCTCCGCACTGCTCGTACGGTCGCTGCCCGCCATGCCGCGGCCTGTGCCGGAGATTCGCGAGTCGCTGCTTCGGCAGGCGCGGGCCGGAGCCTCGTACGTCTTCCGGGACCGGTTGCTGCTCGGGCTCGCCTTGCGCCCGGCGGTCGGGAACGTCGCCTTCCTCGCGGTGGGCACCGTCCTCGCTCTCTTCGCGCACGATCGCCTCGGCATCGGCACGTACGGTTTCGGCCTGCTCCTCACGGCAGAAGCAACCGGCGGCCTGCTCGGCGCCGGCATCGCCTCTTACCTTGGCCGGCGACTCGGCACCGGCACCGCACTGACCTGCACAGCCGCGGCCGAAGGACTCGCCGTCCTGGGCCTGGCCGCGGCCCCGAACCCGTACGTGGCCGGGCTGGCGCTCGCGGTCTGTGGAACCGGGATGGGCGCCACGATGGTGCTCGCACCCTCCCTGCGGCAGGCGATTGTTCCAGCCGCCCTGATGGGCCGCGTCGCCTCCACCTCGCGCATGTTGGCCGTGTGCGCCGCCCCGTTCGGGGCCTTTCTCGGCGGCTGGCTGGCCACCACCTTCGACGTGCGCACTCCGCTCTACGCCGCCGCCGGTCTCCTCCTCGCCATGACCGCCCTCACGTCGACCATGACCAGCAACCGCCGAGTCGAGGCGGCATTCCGTGGCTTTGCCGATCACAAGAGCCCGACCCAGGACAGCCGTCCCGCCGACGCGGTCGCTGCCTGA
- a CDS encoding FAD-dependent monooxygenase, whose translation METDVIIVGAGPAGLMLAGELRLAGARTVVLERHPQPRDIPKASGLGGRVLDLLRHRGILERFEEASGNPRVAPRFPFGTLHLDFTHLADPPMRAMPIPQRKVERLLEERARELGADIRRGHDVVGVTQDDATVTADVRGPNGPDRVTARYLVGCDGGRSRVRDLAGIAFPGVTYPEVNRLGQVTVPDSVTVLDNGDIDVPGLGRIRAGFTRTDRGVFAFAITAGVLFMQITEDETTEYDDDEPLTLTELAESARRVLGADLPLGEPIRLSRYTFKDRQAERYRHGRIMLAGDAAHLFPATGTALTVGMLDTVNLAWKLGADIHGWAPAGLLDTYHDERHLAGARAQLQTRAQAAMRRGHDPAAEALRQVFQELVIDEPALRRMGALVAHADVRYPMPGAGHHALAGPFVPDLTLHTDRGITSVAELMHTARPVLLDLADRPDLRQIAGDWMARVDIRTAKTDTPPADALLIRPDGHVAWAATLDEPTVTAGATLRDALSRWFGTPPTNGGAPAAAAYGCSIGPAS comes from the coding sequence ATGGAGACTGACGTCATCATCGTGGGCGCCGGGCCGGCGGGCTTGATGTTGGCCGGGGAACTGCGCCTGGCCGGAGCCCGAACGGTGGTGCTGGAGCGCCACCCGCAGCCGCGAGACATCCCGAAGGCCAGCGGCCTCGGCGGGCGGGTCCTGGACCTGCTGCGCCACCGGGGAATTCTGGAGCGATTCGAGGAGGCCAGCGGCAATCCTCGGGTCGCCCCTCGATTTCCGTTCGGCACTCTGCACCTGGACTTCACGCACCTGGCGGATCCGCCGATGCGGGCGATGCCGATTCCGCAGCGGAAGGTCGAGCGACTGCTCGAGGAACGCGCGCGGGAACTCGGCGCCGATATCCGGCGTGGACACGACGTGGTCGGGGTGACCCAGGACGATGCCACGGTGACCGCGGACGTGCGTGGACCGAACGGGCCCGACCGAGTGACCGCTCGATACCTGGTCGGTTGCGACGGTGGACGCAGCCGGGTCCGCGACCTCGCGGGGATCGCGTTCCCCGGCGTGACCTACCCGGAGGTCAACAGGCTGGGCCAGGTCACCGTGCCCGACTCGGTGACGGTGCTCGACAACGGCGACATCGACGTTCCCGGGCTGGGCCGGATCCGCGCGGGATTCACCCGGACGGACCGCGGGGTGTTCGCGTTCGCGATCACCGCAGGCGTCCTGTTCATGCAGATCACCGAGGACGAGACCACCGAGTACGACGACGACGAACCGCTGACCCTGACCGAACTCGCCGAGAGCGCTCGCCGTGTGCTCGGCGCGGACCTCCCCCTGGGGGAACCGATCCGGCTGTCGCGCTACACGTTCAAGGATCGGCAGGCCGAACGCTACCGCCACGGGCGGATCATGCTGGCCGGCGACGCAGCCCACCTGTTCCCCGCCACCGGTACGGCACTCACCGTCGGCATGCTCGACACGGTCAACCTCGCCTGGAAGCTGGGCGCCGACATCCACGGCTGGGCGCCGGCCGGCCTGCTGGACACCTACCACGACGAGCGCCACCTCGCCGGCGCACGCGCACAGCTGCAGACCCGAGCCCAAGCGGCCATGAGACGCGGACACGACCCGGCCGCCGAAGCGCTCCGGCAGGTCTTCCAGGAACTGGTCATCGACGAGCCGGCGCTGCGCCGGATGGGAGCACTCGTCGCCCATGCCGACGTCCGCTACCCGATGCCGGGTGCCGGCCACCACGCCTTGGCCGGCCCCTTCGTACCCGACCTCACCCTGCACACCGATCGGGGCATCACCAGCGTCGCGGAACTCATGCACACCGCACGGCCCGTCCTCCTCGACCTTGCCGACCGCCCCGACCTGCGCCAGATCGCCGGAGACTGGATGGCTCGCGTCGACATCCGCACCGCGAAGACCGACACCCCGCCAGCAGACGCCCTCCTGATCCGCCCCGACGGGCACGTCGCCTGGGCCGCGACGCTCGACGAACCCACCGTCACCGCTGGGGCGACGCTGCGAGACGCGCTCTCGCGCTGGTTCGGCACACCGCCCACCAACGGGGGCGCGCCAGCTGCCGCCGCGTACGGCTGCTCGATCGGGCCGGCGTCGTGA
- a CDS encoding TlrC/CarA/OleB/SrmB family ABC-F type ribosomal protection protein: MLTSQLSLHHIIRRYDERIVLAGVSFNVKPGEKVGIIGDNGAGKSTLLRLIAGVDRPDNGDLTVIAPGGVGYLAQSLALPPRASVQDAIDLSLADLRELESLIMKTEAALSGLSSAELVAGLDYYAGLVSRYEARGGYGADARVEEALHRFGLPNLDRTRALGTLSGGERSRVALAATLASQPELLLLDEPTNDLDDQAVGWLEARLRQHRGTLLAVTHDREFLSQVTDTILSVGQGTVTRHGDGYDGYLTATAAERRRRLQEYEDWRVEVARNHKLAAANAFRLEAIPRKTPMAKFGHGAFRARGRDHGAMGRIRNAKERIERLTASPVTPPPDPLVFSVSITGVDRDAPETVAELAEVRVTDRLSVPYLRIGGTDRLLVTGPNGAGKSTLIQVLAGEVRPDHGAVRTRGRIGHLRQQMTPWPPDLTVLEAFAGGPAGDPDELLSLGLFRPTNLRLRVRELSYGQLRRLEVARLVSKPVDLLLLDEPTNHLSPALVEELEQALVDYPGAVVVVTHDRRMRARFAGTHLQLRAGHVQQLSEPTH; encoded by the coding sequence TTGCTCACGTCGCAACTTTCGCTGCACCACATCATCCGCCGCTACGACGAGCGCATCGTGCTGGCCGGCGTGTCCTTCAACGTCAAACCGGGCGAGAAGGTCGGCATCATCGGCGACAACGGCGCCGGGAAGTCGACCCTGTTACGCCTGATCGCCGGGGTGGACCGACCCGACAACGGGGACCTGACGGTCATCGCGCCGGGTGGCGTCGGCTACCTGGCCCAATCGCTGGCGCTGCCGCCACGTGCCTCGGTCCAGGACGCGATCGACCTCTCTCTGGCCGACCTCCGCGAGCTCGAATCGCTGATCATGAAGACCGAGGCCGCACTGAGTGGACTGTCGAGTGCTGAGCTCGTCGCCGGCCTGGACTACTACGCCGGGCTGGTCTCCCGTTACGAAGCACGGGGTGGGTACGGGGCGGACGCCCGGGTGGAGGAGGCGTTGCACCGGTTCGGCCTGCCGAATCTGGACCGGACGCGGGCGCTGGGCACCCTGTCCGGCGGGGAGCGGTCCCGGGTGGCGCTGGCCGCGACGCTGGCCTCTCAACCGGAACTGCTCCTGCTCGATGAGCCGACCAACGACCTCGATGACCAGGCCGTGGGCTGGCTGGAGGCGCGCCTGCGCCAGCACCGCGGCACACTGCTCGCGGTAACCCATGACCGGGAGTTCCTCAGCCAGGTCACCGACACGATCCTGAGCGTCGGTCAGGGCACTGTGACGCGCCACGGCGACGGCTATGACGGGTACCTGACCGCCACGGCCGCCGAACGCCGCCGTCGGCTACAGGAGTACGAGGACTGGCGCGTTGAGGTAGCTCGCAACCACAAGCTCGCTGCCGCCAACGCGTTCCGGCTGGAAGCGATCCCGCGTAAGACGCCGATGGCGAAGTTCGGGCACGGGGCCTTCCGTGCCCGCGGCCGTGATCACGGAGCGATGGGACGCATCCGCAACGCCAAGGAGCGCATCGAGCGTCTCACCGCGAGCCCTGTTACGCCGCCGCCCGACCCGCTGGTGTTCTCGGTCAGCATCACCGGCGTCGACAGGGACGCCCCGGAGACGGTTGCCGAGCTCGCCGAGGTTCGCGTCACCGACCGACTGTCCGTGCCGTACCTGCGGATCGGTGGCACGGACCGGCTTCTGGTCACCGGGCCCAACGGGGCGGGCAAGTCCACCCTCATCCAGGTCCTGGCAGGAGAAGTCCGCCCGGACCATGGGGCGGTACGCACCCGGGGCCGGATCGGTCACCTGCGGCAGCAGATGACGCCGTGGCCGCCGGACCTGACCGTGTTGGAAGCGTTCGCCGGCGGGCCGGCCGGTGACCCGGACGAACTGCTGTCGCTGGGCCTGTTTCGGCCGACTAACCTGCGGTTGCGGGTGCGGGAACTGTCGTACGGACAACTCCGCAGGCTCGAAGTGGCCCGCCTGGTCAGCAAGCCGGTCGACCTGCTGCTGCTGGACGAGCCGACCAATCACCTCAGCCCTGCTCTGGTCGAGGAGTTGGAGCAGGCGCTGGTCGACTACCCGGGCGCGGTGGTCGTCGTCACCCACGACCGCCGAATGCGGGCTCGCTTCGCCGGCACGCACCTACAGCTACGTGCCGGCCACGTGCAACAACTCAGCGAGCCGACCCACTGA
- a CDS encoding helix-turn-helix domain-containing protein yields MPGGRLSQQERQQIAAGLADSLPYAEIARRLDRPTSTITREVLRNGGPNAYRADLAHRATERRARRRVPATTRTGESVPQPHGRDAEAVAEYEEVFTTVLMASGVNKMGARVLTSLFTTDTGSLTAAELARRLNVSPASISKAISFLEGQSLVRRERDERRRDRYVVDTELFYQATIASARANDQLSATARQGVAVLGPHTPAAARLENVARFLDFISETITRAAEQARDVLHTDANGH; encoded by the coding sequence GTGCCGGGAGGCAGGCTCAGCCAGCAGGAACGTCAGCAGATCGCGGCGGGGTTGGCCGACAGCCTCCCGTACGCCGAGATTGCTCGGCGCCTCGACCGTCCGACCTCGACGATCACGCGGGAGGTGCTGCGCAACGGCGGTCCGAACGCCTACCGCGCCGACCTTGCCCACCGTGCCACCGAACGCCGCGCCCGCCGCCGGGTGCCGGCCACCACCCGGACCGGCGAGTCGGTCCCGCAGCCGCACGGCCGGGACGCCGAGGCCGTCGCCGAGTACGAGGAGGTGTTCACCACCGTCCTCATGGCATCGGGCGTCAACAAGATGGGGGCCAGGGTGCTGACCTCCCTGTTCACCACCGACACGGGCAGCCTCACCGCGGCTGAGCTGGCTCGGCGCCTGAACGTCAGCCCGGCGTCCATCTCCAAGGCGATCAGCTTCCTGGAGGGTCAGAGTCTCGTGCGCCGGGAGCGCGACGAGCGCCGCCGCGACCGCTATGTCGTCGACACCGAACTCTTCTACCAGGCGACGATCGCCAGCGCCCGGGCGAACGACCAGTTGTCCGCGACGGCACGCCAGGGCGTCGCCGTCCTCGGTCCGCACACCCCCGCCGCCGCCCGCCTGGAAAACGTCGCCCGCTTCCTCGACTTCATCAGCGAGACCATCACCCGCGCCGCCGAGCAGGCGCGCGATGTCCTGCACACCGATGCGAACGGGCACTGA
- a CDS encoding alpha/beta hydrolase codes for MTTTNDSSTSSPWTGMVPVDDTALAVTDTGGGGVPVVFLNGQFATQGYWRHVLGDLGDGWRHITYDERARGRQSGRSADYSFEAAVRDVDAVLAARGVQRAVLVGWSYGAAVAAHWVHRNPDRTIGAVLVDGAFPHDWLDEATEERIRKLFRRMRWFAPLLRPVGLMPRMTAAQQAESNIELGRFSRERVLGPVLDGITVPVRYVIASGTSFGSKGDEQERIRASLDAVTVRNPNIQIHAKVASNHGAILKKDHAVVAQAVREVATPGGKLR; via the coding sequence ATGACGACGACCAACGATTCCTCGACCAGTTCGCCGTGGACCGGCATGGTGCCGGTCGACGACACCGCCCTGGCCGTCACCGACACCGGTGGCGGGGGCGTTCCGGTGGTCTTCCTCAACGGCCAGTTCGCCACCCAGGGATACTGGCGGCACGTCCTCGGCGACCTGGGTGACGGGTGGCGGCACATCACGTACGACGAACGGGCGCGCGGCAGGCAGTCGGGACGGTCGGCGGACTACTCGTTCGAGGCCGCCGTGCGGGACGTCGACGCCGTTCTCGCCGCGCGAGGCGTCCAGCGGGCGGTGCTCGTCGGCTGGTCGTACGGGGCTGCCGTCGCCGCCCACTGGGTCCACCGCAACCCGGACCGAACCATCGGGGCAGTCCTGGTCGACGGCGCGTTCCCGCACGACTGGCTGGACGAGGCCACGGAGGAGCGCATCCGCAAGCTGTTCCGGCGCATGCGCTGGTTCGCGCCGCTGCTGCGCCCGGTCGGCCTGATGCCACGGATGACCGCCGCCCAACAAGCAGAGAGCAACATCGAGCTGGGCCGGTTCTCCCGCGAACGGGTGCTGGGCCCCGTGCTCGACGGCATCACCGTGCCGGTGCGGTACGTGATCGCCTCGGGAACGTCCTTCGGCAGCAAGGGCGACGAGCAGGAGCGCATCCGCGCCAGCCTCGACGCGGTGACCGTCCGCAACCCGAACATCCAGATCCACGCCAAGGTCGCCAGCAACCACGGCGCGATCCTCAAGAAGGACCACGCGGTTGTCGCCCAGGCCGTACGCGAGGTCGCCACCCCTGGCGGCAAGCTGCGCTGA